A single region of the Micropterus dolomieu isolate WLL.071019.BEF.003 ecotype Adirondacks linkage group LG02, ASM2129224v1, whole genome shotgun sequence genome encodes:
- the znf750 gene encoding zinc finger protein 750, with protein sequence METVQERKPKRPHYIPRPPGKPFKYQCFQCPFTCNEKSHLFNHMKYNLCKNSISLMSQRNGQTARQLKALAKGVPVKSTDCPSPPPAILNNRPEEQGDEENKAESRDDTEEVDVGCDSPVNKDSQSVTKSNTVTDRENMESNQAKSLPRPSAFYPVTPKNDGTEAFKSSVQQSEDMQAPVPTFNHPGLPWGTISSSIPLKPFPPRMVPEYSPYLLPDRALYPPYYLPGNHHENRPNSPSFHTEFMDPQRPVVPQPIAPPPTSLFPPYPYRYCHPIHPGLPLHYALYRPHELSMPLTGPRFLPLDLYGPTLGSKDYDLHIHPRPSHNSLNTSTQEESNESNESNESNDGQGDKETRLSPKEGCSALGSPDRPSHAHIIQRGTEAEHYTNKAESDTTFHREHTTTASQPIKTDLRQEEYAESLLQLRTLHVDGGSAGSNRYKSTSVSEPTPETTLEQDNEDNREDLAPLNLSTKNQDKEKNLSEYRPRCSDTETFNGQELPLNLSLRASYSSPVHSSALNTSEDLQQRPDTEQDEEPYDQRQTAALALCQLAIASSAASSCDFGTAKGPSEDYTDARSPVCPDKTKQTTNAKGKGMKRASSSGRAESNCHKQKKRAKAPGRPLRKRPRCC encoded by the exons ATGGAAACTGTGCAGGAGCGCAAGCCAAAAAGGCCTCACTACATTCCCCGACCGCCAGGCAAGCCCTTTAAGTACCAATGTTTCCAGTGTCCTTTCACCTGCAATGAAAAGTCCCACCTCTTCAACCACATGAAATACAACTTGTGTAAAAACTCCATCTCTCTTATGTCACAAAGAAACGGGCAAACAGCCCGACAGCTCAAGGCTTTAGCAAAGGGGGTCCCTGTCAAATCTACAGATTGTCCAAGCCCTCCGCCGGCCATTCTGAACAACAGACCTGAGGAACAGGGCGATGAGGAGAACAAAGCTGAGAGCAGAGATGACACCGAAGAAGTAGACGTTGGGTGTGACAGTCCAGTCAATAAGGACAGCCAGAGTGTGACAAAATCAAATACAgtaacagacagagagaacatGGAGAGCAATCAGGCCAAATCTCTGCCGCGCCCATCTGCCTTCTACCCTGTCACACCCAAAAATGACGGAACAGAAGCCTTTAAGTCATCTGTGCAGCAGTCAGAGGATATGCAAGCACCTGTTCCTACTTTCAACCACCCAGGCTTGCCATGGGGCACGATTTCATCATCCATTCCCTTAAAACCGTTCCCCCCTCGCATGGTTCCTGAATACTCTCCTTATCTCCTGCCTGACCGAGCCCTGTATCCACCGTATTACCTCCCCGGAAACCACCATGAAAATAGGCCGAACTCTCCTTCTTTCCACACAGAGTTCATGGATCCACAGAGGCCTGTGGTACCACAACCCATTGCCCCACCGCCCACTTCCCTCTTTCCCCCATACCCATACAGATACTGCCACCCGATTCACCCAGGGCTCCCTCTGCATTATGCCCTGTACAGACCACACGAGCTCTCCATGCCATTAACAGGACCCAGATTTCTTCCTTTGGATTTGTATGGCCCGACCCTTGGGTCTAAGGATTATGACTTGCACATACATCCACGTCCCAGTCACAACAGCCTCAACACATCTACACAAGAGGAGAGCAATGAGAGCAATGAGAGCAATGAGAGCAATGACGGGCAAGGAGACAAGGAAACTAGGCTAAGCCCTAAGGAGGGCTGTTCGGCCCTGGGGTCCCCTGACAGACCCAGTCATGCACACATCATCCAGAGAGGCACAGAGGCCGAGCACTACACCAACAAAGCTGAATCAGACACAACCTTCCATCGAGAACACACAACTACAGCCTCGCAACCCATCAAAACTGACTTAAGACAAGAGGAGTACGCAGAGAGCCTACTGCAGTTGAGAACTCTGCATGTGGATGGAGG ATCAGCTGGGAGTAACAGATATAAGTCTACGTCTGTCTCTGAGCCAACTCCTGAAACCACATTAGAACAAGATAATGAGGACAACAGAGAAGACCTGGCCCCCCTCAACCTCTCAACAAAAAACcaggacaaagaaaaaaatctatctGAATACAGACCGAGGTGCTCAGATACAGAGACATTCAATGGGCAAGAGTTGCCTCTGAACCTCAGCCTGCGGGCTTCTTATAGCAGCCCTGTAcacagctctgctctgaacactTCAGAAGATCTTCAGCAGAGGCCAGACACTGAGCAGGATGAAGAACCATATGACCAGAGGCAGACTGCAGCACTGGCACTGTGTCAGCTAGCCATTGCAAGTTCTGCTGCCTCTTCATGTGACTTTGGCACTGCAAAAGGGCCCTCAGAGGATTACACAGATGCAAGAAGTCCTGTCTGTCCAGACAAGACAAAGCAAACAACCAACGCTAAGGGAAAGGGCATGAAAAGAGCAAGCAGCTCAGGCCGGGCTGAAAGCAACTgccataaacaaaaaaagagagcaaaagCTCCAGGGCGGCCTCTGAGGAAGAGGCCTCGCTGTTGCTAA
- the LOC123959381 gene encoding ketosamine-3-kinase isoform X2: MEAKLKKELGTAMLRPTGHSGGGCISEGQSYDTDSGRVFVKINHKSQAKLMFDGEHASLEAIFKTETVKVPKPVKVIELDRGGCVFVMEHLDMRGLSKYSKCLGEQLAALHLHNKRQLDKLNKEQQTQNEWQDDWVKFYSQQRLQHQLNLVEKSYGDREAREAWAELQLKIPQFFQDLEISPALLHGDLWGGNVSECEEGPVIFDPASFYGHSEFELGIAGMFGGFNSSFYSAYHEKIPQAPGFAKRNQLYQLFHYLNHWNHFGGGYRGSSIRIMKNLLK, from the exons ATGGAGGCCAAGTTAAAGAAAGAGTTGGGGACAGCCATGCTGAGGCCAACCGGTCACTCAGGAGGTGGATGTATCAGCGAGGGCCAGAGTTATGATACTGACTCTGGGAGAGTGTTTGTGAAGATAAATCACAAGAGCCAG GCCAAATTGATGTTTGATGGGGAGCATGCCAGTTTGGAAGCCATTTTTAAGACAGAAACGGTTAAAGTCCCCAAGCCTGTGAAGGTGATTGAGCTTGACAGAGGAGGATGTGTTTTTGTGATGGAACATCTGGACATGAGAGGTCTTAGCAA GTACTCAAAGTGCCTAGGAGAGCAGCTGGCAGCTCTGCATCTACACAACAAGAGACAGttggacaaattaaataaagagcagcagaca CAAAATGAGTGGCAGGATGACTGGGTGAAATTTTACtcgcagcagaggctgcagcatCAGCTTAACTTGGTGGAGAAATCGTATGGAGACAGGGAAGCCAGAGAAGCATGGGCCGAGCTACAG CTGAAGATCCCTCAGTTTTTCCAAGATTTGGAGATTTCCCCTGCTCTCCTCCATGGGGACTTATGGGGAGGAAATGTGTCAGAGTGTGAAGAAGGCCCAGTCATCTTTGACCCAGCTTCCTTCTATGGCCATTCAGAGTTTGAGCTGGGCATTGCAGGAATGTTCGGTGGCTTCAACAGCTCTTTTTACTCTGCTTACCATGAAAAAATTCCTCAAGCACCAGGCTTTGCAAAGAGAAACCAGCTTTACCAACTCTTCCACTATCTGAATCACTGGAATCACTTTGGTGGTGGCTACAGGGGCTCTTCAATAAGGATTATGAAGAACCTTCTGAAATAA
- the LOC123959381 gene encoding ketosamine-3-kinase isoform X1: MEAKLKKELGTAMLRPTGHSGGGCISEGQSYDTDSGRVFVKINHKSQAKLMFDGEHASLEAIFKTETVKVPKPVKVIELDRGGCVFVMEHLDMRGLSKYSKCLGEQLAALHLHNKRQLDKLNKEQQTVGKGAGQSEVAGVQKFGFSVTTCCGYIPQQNEWQDDWVKFYSQQRLQHQLNLVEKSYGDREAREAWAELQLKIPQFFQDLEISPALLHGDLWGGNVSECEEGPVIFDPASFYGHSEFELGIAGMFGGFNSSFYSAYHEKIPQAPGFAKRNQLYQLFHYLNHWNHFGGGYRGSSIRIMKNLLK, from the exons ATGGAGGCCAAGTTAAAGAAAGAGTTGGGGACAGCCATGCTGAGGCCAACCGGTCACTCAGGAGGTGGATGTATCAGCGAGGGCCAGAGTTATGATACTGACTCTGGGAGAGTGTTTGTGAAGATAAATCACAAGAGCCAG GCCAAATTGATGTTTGATGGGGAGCATGCCAGTTTGGAAGCCATTTTTAAGACAGAAACGGTTAAAGTCCCCAAGCCTGTGAAGGTGATTGAGCTTGACAGAGGAGGATGTGTTTTTGTGATGGAACATCTGGACATGAGAGGTCTTAGCAA GTACTCAAAGTGCCTAGGAGAGCAGCTGGCAGCTCTGCATCTACACAACAAGAGACAGttggacaaattaaataaagagcagcagacagtGG GAAAAGGAGCTGGGCAGTCAGAGGTGGCTGGTGTTCAAAAATTTGGCTTCAGTGTAACTACATGCTGTGGATACATTccacag CAAAATGAGTGGCAGGATGACTGGGTGAAATTTTACtcgcagcagaggctgcagcatCAGCTTAACTTGGTGGAGAAATCGTATGGAGACAGGGAAGCCAGAGAAGCATGGGCCGAGCTACAG CTGAAGATCCCTCAGTTTTTCCAAGATTTGGAGATTTCCCCTGCTCTCCTCCATGGGGACTTATGGGGAGGAAATGTGTCAGAGTGTGAAGAAGGCCCAGTCATCTTTGACCCAGCTTCCTTCTATGGCCATTCAGAGTTTGAGCTGGGCATTGCAGGAATGTTCGGTGGCTTCAACAGCTCTTTTTACTCTGCTTACCATGAAAAAATTCCTCAAGCACCAGGCTTTGCAAAGAGAAACCAGCTTTACCAACTCTTCCACTATCTGAATCACTGGAATCACTTTGGTGGTGGCTACAGGGGCTCTTCAATAAGGATTATGAAGAACCTTCTGAAATAA
- the arl16 gene encoding ADP-ribosylation factor-like protein 16 translates to MSRNDICLLLGATGVGKTLLLKRLQKLSLQGLGELESPPSTLPTVGTNLTDLTLKKKKKVTLRELGGCMGPIWPSYFKDCSSVIFMVDSANIVQISSSCIQLLSVLSAEPLRSASVLILFNKRDLPCTMSLIEIKSLFRMDDIIASATQPITTLELSARSGQGLQEVLSWLESIIIK, encoded by the exons ATGAGCAGAAATGACATTTGTCTGCTTCTAGGGGCGACTGGCGTCGGAAAAACGTTGTTGCTGAAACGTCTACAAA AGCTCAGTTTGCAGGGGTTAGGTGAACTGGAGTCACCACCTTCAACTTTGCCTACA GTAGGAACCAACCTTACAGACCTgacactgaagaagaagaagaaggtgacaTTAAGAGAGCTGGGAGGCTGCATGGGCCCTATATGGCCGAGTTACTTCAAAGACTGCTCTTCTGTTATT TTCATGGTGGACTCAGCCAACATTGTTCAGATATCCTCTTCTTGTATCCAGCTGCTGTCAGTACTGTCTGCTGAGCCTCTGCGCAGTGCCTCTGTGCTTATTCTCTTCAACAAAAG GGACTTGCCTTGCACTATGAGTCTTATCGAGATAAAATCACTGTTCAGGATGGATGACATTATTGCATCTGCTACTCAGCCAATCACAACACTGGAACTCAGTGCCCGCTCCGGACAGGGTCTTCAGGAGGTGCTGAGCTGGCTGGAGTCTATCATAATCAAGTGA